The Halorhabdus sp. BNX81 genome includes a region encoding these proteins:
- a CDS encoding helix-turn-helix domain-containing protein, with the protein MKSLAATMQEPPDWRNPMHTFIAETAGFERAELLIWNFSRSELDVLLFRVVGPIDPYREAIDAARFVTDYDLTPIDDDAFYAYVEHETREMDRQLRDSFDGKHVVLVPPVIYHADGTTRLRIVGRSEALESVIDAVPDAIDVTIESIGEYRGPGRETLELTDRQREVAQMAVEMGYYDVPRDASVADIADRLDCAASTVSDHLRKAERAVMAGLFE; encoded by the coding sequence GTGAAATCGCTCGCCGCCACCATGCAGGAACCGCCGGACTGGCGCAACCCGATGCACACCTTCATCGCGGAGACTGCGGGCTTCGAGCGGGCGGAGCTGTTGATCTGGAACTTCTCGCGGAGCGAACTCGACGTCCTGCTGTTCCGTGTCGTCGGCCCGATCGATCCCTATCGTGAGGCGATCGATGCAGCGCGGTTCGTCACCGATTACGATCTCACGCCGATCGACGATGACGCATTCTACGCCTACGTCGAACACGAGACCCGTGAGATGGACCGACAGCTCCGCGATTCCTTCGACGGCAAACACGTCGTCCTGGTTCCGCCGGTGATCTACCACGCCGACGGAACGACGCGACTCAGGATCGTGGGTCGCAGTGAGGCCCTCGAAAGCGTGATCGATGCCGTTCCGGACGCGATCGACGTCACGATCGAGTCGATCGGCGAGTATCGCGGCCCGGGCCGGGAGACCCTTGAGCTGACGGACCGCCAGCGGGAGGTCGCACAGATGGCCGTCGAGATGGGGTACTACGATGTTCCACGGGACGCGTCAGTGGCTGATATCGCCGATCGGCTCGATTGTGCGGCCAGTACCGTCTCGGATCACCTCCGGAAGGCCGAACGCGCCGTGATGGCCGGGCTGTTCGAGTGA
- a CDS encoding beta-ribofuranosylaminobenzene 5'-phosphate synthase family protein, which translates to MTRVSIGARLHAGFQNLSLARDRLYGGIGWAIDEPRLVVDVERAEELVCPDEAVEPYARRAIEVLDVPGAAITVEQRFERHAGLGSGTRLALATLMAIADVYDVALDVRDRAPDLGRGGRSGVGIATVLDGGFVVDGGHPVERFTHSPPETGAWTTPPVVARHAIPDSWRFVLVTPDVETGQHGNEEDASMRSIVEGADPGIADEIAPLLTQRLLPAIADDDRRTFGEAVTRLGRLNGAWYADEQGGVYRPPAGRLIESLSAVSGVDGVGQSSWGPTVYAITGVETAAIVREAAEDALTRNDVEGDVRIVAPDNEGYRLLDS; encoded by the coding sequence ATGACGCGCGTCTCGATCGGCGCTCGCCTGCACGCGGGCTTCCAGAACCTCTCGCTGGCCCGCGATCGGCTCTATGGCGGTATCGGGTGGGCGATCGACGAACCGCGGCTCGTTGTTGACGTTGAGCGGGCCGAGGAACTCGTCTGCCCGGACGAAGCGGTCGAACCCTATGCCCGCCGGGCCATCGAGGTGCTTGACGTGCCCGGCGCGGCGATCACTGTCGAACAGCGCTTCGAACGCCACGCCGGACTGGGCAGCGGCACGCGACTCGCTTTGGCCACGCTGATGGCCATCGCCGACGTTTACGACGTCGCTCTGGACGTCCGTGACCGCGCTCCCGACCTCGGGCGCGGTGGTCGAAGCGGGGTCGGCATCGCGACCGTTCTCGACGGTGGCTTCGTCGTCGACGGTGGCCATCCGGTCGAGCGCTTCACTCACAGTCCACCCGAGACGGGTGCCTGGACCACGCCGCCGGTCGTCGCCCGCCACGCGATTCCCGACTCCTGGCGGTTCGTCCTCGTCACGCCCGATGTCGAGACCGGCCAGCACGGGAACGAGGAGGACGCGAGCATGCGCTCGATCGTCGAGGGGGCCGATCCGGGGATCGCCGACGAGATCGCACCCCTTCTGACCCAGCGCCTCCTGCCGGCGATCGCCGACGATGACCGCCGGACATTCGGCGAGGCAGTTACCCGGCTCGGCCGGCTCAACGGGGCCTGGTATGCCGACGAACAGGGCGGGGTCTATCGCCCGCCAGCCGGCCGGCTGATCGAGTCGCTCTCGGCCGTCTCGGGTGTCGACGGCGTCGGCCAGTCCTCCTGGGGGCCGACGGTTTATGCGATCACTGGCGTGGAAACGGCAGCGATTGTCCGCGAGGCTGCCGAGGACGCCCTCACCCGGAACGACGTCGAGGGAGACGTCCGGATCGTCGCCCCGGACAACGAAGGGTACCGACTGTTGGACTCTTGA
- a CDS encoding alpha/beta hydrolase produces the protein MTGPPAWTRRGVLTALLAAGAGCTTETDDATTSTQEPSDPETPTDEPSERSTTSAPTPTETATTTEEPTATDEPTTEEPTTTAESIEEITDIEFRETPQRTLRLDLYLPSTEESSPFVVYAHGGAWIMGDKGHRPMFDRLVEEGFAVADIQYRLAQEKQYPAAVRDVVAAVKWVRANAGEYGIDSDRGALMGYSAGAHLAALVAVAPDHGTFQPDEFHPDVRVGVDALVGYSGPYDFTESGIGENPLVAAFFGADAPTERLEEGSPVSHVEGDDPPALLIHGTDDNVVPYRSTTALADAYRNAGVPVDVLTGDGAGHGMIDNDEWREETLPSQEQFLADHLQTQ, from the coding sequence ATGACTGGTCCCCCGGCCTGGACGCGACGTGGCGTGCTGACGGCACTGCTCGCCGCCGGTGCCGGCTGTACAACCGAGACGGACGACGCGACGACGAGTACCCAGGAACCGTCGGACCCGGAGACGCCGACGGACGAGCCTTCCGAGCGTTCGACGACGTCAGCACCGACGCCCACAGAAACCGCGACGACGACCGAGGAGCCGACGGCGACGGACGAACCGACGACCGAAGAGCCGACGACAACCGCCGAATCGATAGAAGAGATCACCGACATCGAGTTCAGAGAAACGCCGCAGCGGACGCTTCGACTCGACCTCTATCTGCCATCGACCGAGGAATCCAGCCCGTTCGTCGTCTATGCCCACGGCGGCGCCTGGATCATGGGCGATAAGGGCCACCGGCCGATGTTCGATCGACTTGTCGAGGAAGGCTTCGCCGTCGCCGATATTCAGTACCGTCTGGCCCAGGAGAAGCAGTACCCGGCCGCAGTCCGGGACGTCGTCGCGGCCGTGAAATGGGTCCGGGCCAACGCCGGCGAGTATGGAATCGATAGCGATCGCGGGGCGCTCATGGGATATTCTGCCGGGGCACACCTGGCCGCGCTGGTCGCTGTCGCGCCCGATCACGGGACCTTCCAGCCCGACGAGTTCCACCCGGACGTCCGGGTCGGCGTCGACGCGCTCGTCGGCTACAGCGGCCCCTACGACTTCACTGAATCCGGGATCGGAGAGAACCCGCTCGTCGCGGCCTTTTTCGGCGCGGACGCCCCGACGGAGCGTCTCGAGGAGGGGTCACCCGTCAGTCACGTTGAGGGCGACGATCCGCCGGCACTGTTGATCCACGGCACCGATGACAACGTCGTCCCGTATCGGTCGACGACGGCCCTGGCTGACGCCTACCGGAATGCCGGCGTGCCGGTCGACGTCCTCACGGGGGATGGTGCCGGCCACGGGATGATCGACAACGACGAGTGGCGCGAGGAGACGCTACCGAGCCAGGAGCAGTTCCTCGCCGACCACCTCCAGACGCAATAA
- a CDS encoding DICT sensory domain-containing protein, whose product MTLARIVEAIHDHEKELTLFNCDRDDPIADDLAEFFRTQNVRIRTAKTASGQPAEIAVLSDRDRVRSVVAVSTLRDLLDGVLPGADAVGIADGAYEPILEPLKETTFTAYDTEEMLYTSREIEDRARRMRDGTIHAGFQRLSLFAEQRSIYADLAARGVDVHAYGVPDTPPPDIDGAVHPIENDEIAETWFVVFDGGEQDGQKSALLAEERDEGSFYGIWTYDATIVDKILEHLEATYLFPDRAHPQSDS is encoded by the coding sequence ATGACGCTCGCCCGGATCGTCGAGGCGATACACGACCACGAGAAGGAGCTGACGCTGTTCAACTGCGACCGCGACGATCCGATCGCCGACGACCTCGCCGAGTTCTTCCGCACGCAGAACGTCCGCATCCGGACGGCGAAGACGGCCTCGGGACAGCCGGCCGAGATCGCCGTGCTCAGCGATCGGGACCGCGTCCGCTCGGTCGTCGCCGTCTCGACACTCAGGGACCTGCTCGACGGCGTCCTGCCGGGCGCCGACGCCGTCGGCATCGCGGACGGGGCATACGAGCCCATCCTCGAACCGCTCAAGGAGACGACGTTCACCGCCTACGACACCGAGGAGATGCTGTATACGTCCCGCGAGATCGAGGATCGTGCCCGGCGAATGCGAGACGGGACGATCCACGCCGGCTTCCAGCGGCTCTCGCTGTTTGCCGAGCAGCGATCGATCTACGCCGACCTCGCGGCACGGGGCGTCGATGTCCACGCCTACGGAGTGCCCGATACGCCACCGCCAGACATCGACGGCGCTGTCCACCCGATCGAGAACGACGAGATCGCCGAGACGTGGTTCGTCGTCTTCGACGGGGGCGAGCAGGACGGACAGAAGTCTGCACTGCTCGCCGAGGAACGCGACGAGGGGTCGTTCTACGGGATCTGGACGTACGATGCGACGATCGTCGACAAGATTCTCGAGCACCTCGAAGCGACGTACCTCTTTCCGGATCGGGCCCATCCACAGTCCGACAGCTGA
- the uvrB gene encoding excinuclease ABC subunit UvrB yields MSDTGGPLSPDRPDAETDFRVDAPFDPAGDQPNAIAQLAEGYRSGMDEQTLLGVTGSGKTNTVSWVLEEIQQPTLVIAHNKTLAAQLYEEFRELFPDNAVEYFVSYYDYYQPEAYVEQTDKYIEKDASINDEIDRLRHSATRSLLTRDDVIVVASVSAIYGLGDPANYVDMSLRLEVGQEIDRDELLGRLVDLNYERNDVDFTQGTFRVRGDTVEIYPMYGRYALRVELWGEEIDRISKLDPLEGELQSEEPAALIHPAEHYSIPEQEIENAIEEIEELMEQRVGYFERQGDLVAAQRIEERTTFDLEMLEETGYCSGIENYSVHLSDRESGEAPYTLLDYFPDDFLTVVDESHQTIPQIKGQYEGDKSRKDSLVENGFRLPTAYDNRPLTFEEFEEKTDQTLYVSATPSDYEREQSDQVVEQIVRPTYLVDPEIEVSPAESQVDDLMDRLDALPDDERALVTTLTKRMAEDLTEYLEEAGVAVEYMHDETDTLERHELVRGLRAGEFDVLVGINLLREGLDIPEVSLVAILDADQEGFLRSETTLVQTMGRAARNVNGKVVLYADEPSDAMESAIAETKRRRRIQREYNEEHGHEPTTIEKAIGETNLPGSKTETGGSATADPADEEAAARLIEELEERMGEAADNLEFELAADIRDRIRELREEYDLDGPDGPGEDGVPAPER; encoded by the coding sequence ATGAGCGACACCGGCGGCCCCCTCTCCCCGGACCGGCCCGACGCAGAGACCGACTTTCGCGTCGACGCGCCGTTCGATCCGGCAGGCGACCAGCCCAACGCCATCGCGCAACTGGCGGAGGGCTATCGCTCGGGCATGGACGAACAGACCCTCCTCGGTGTGACGGGGTCAGGCAAGACCAACACCGTCTCGTGGGTTCTCGAAGAGATCCAGCAGCCCACCCTCGTGATCGCCCACAACAAGACCCTCGCCGCACAGCTCTACGAGGAGTTCCGCGAGCTGTTCCCCGACAACGCCGTCGAGTACTTCGTTTCCTATTACGACTACTACCAGCCCGAGGCCTACGTCGAACAGACGGACAAGTACATCGAGAAGGACGCCTCGATCAACGACGAGATCGACCGCCTTCGCCACTCCGCGACCCGCTCGCTTCTCACGCGCGATGACGTGATCGTCGTCGCCAGTGTCTCGGCCATCTACGGCCTCGGTGATCCCGCCAACTACGTCGACATGTCCCTCCGGCTGGAGGTCGGCCAGGAGATCGACCGCGACGAGCTGTTGGGCCGACTCGTCGACCTGAACTACGAACGCAACGACGTCGACTTCACGCAGGGGACGTTCCGCGTGCGCGGCGACACCGTCGAGATCTACCCGATGTACGGCCGCTACGCCCTCCGGGTGGAGTTGTGGGGCGAGGAGATCGACCGCATCTCGAAGCTCGACCCCCTGGAAGGGGAGTTACAGAGCGAGGAACCCGCCGCGCTGATCCACCCTGCCGAGCACTACTCGATCCCGGAGCAGGAAATCGAGAATGCGATCGAAGAGATCGAGGAGCTGATGGAACAGCGCGTGGGCTACTTCGAACGGCAGGGCGATCTCGTCGCCGCCCAGCGCATCGAGGAGCGGACGACCTTCGATCTGGAGATGCTCGAAGAGACCGGCTACTGCTCTGGCATCGAGAACTACTCCGTCCACCTCTCGGACCGGGAGTCGGGCGAGGCCCCCTACACCCTACTGGATTACTTCCCCGACGATTTCCTGACGGTCGTCGACGAGTCACACCAGACGATCCCCCAGATCAAGGGCCAATACGAGGGCGACAAATCCCGGAAGGATTCGCTCGTGGAGAACGGGTTTCGACTGCCGACGGCCTACGACAACCGCCCGCTGACCTTCGAGGAGTTCGAGGAGAAAACGGACCAAACACTGTACGTGAGCGCGACGCCGAGCGACTACGAGCGCGAGCAGAGTGATCAGGTGGTCGAGCAGATCGTCCGCCCGACCTACCTCGTCGATCCCGAGATCGAGGTCAGCCCCGCCGAGTCGCAGGTCGACGACCTCATGGATCGCCTCGACGCCCTGCCCGACGACGAGCGGGCCCTGGTGACGACCCTGACCAAGCGCATGGCCGAGGATCTCACCGAATACCTCGAAGAGGCGGGCGTCGCCGTCGAGTACATGCACGACGAGACCGACACCCTGGAGCGCCACGAACTGGTTCGGGGCCTGCGCGCGGGTGAGTTCGACGTGCTCGTCGGGATCAACCTCCTCCGTGAGGGCCTTGACATCCCGGAAGTGAGTCTCGTCGCCATCCTCGACGCCGACCAGGAGGGATTCCTCCGCAGCGAGACGACGCTCGTCCAGACGATGGGCCGGGCCGCCCGGAACGTCAACGGCAAGGTGGTGCTGTACGCCGACGAGCCCAGCGACGCCATGGAATCGGCCATCGCGGAGACGAAGCGGCGGCGGCGGATTCAACGCGAATACAACGAGGAGCACGGCCACGAACCGACGACTATCGAGAAGGCCATCGGCGAGACGAACCTGCCGGGGAGCAAGACCGAGACGGGCGGGTCGGCGACGGCCGACCCCGCGGACGAGGAGGCCGCGGCCAGGCTGATCGAGGAGTTGGAGGAGCGCATGGGGGAAGCGGCGGACAACCTGGAGTTCGAACTCGCGGCGGACATCCGCGATCGCATCCGGGAGCTGCGCGAGGAGTACGATCTGGACGGCCCGGATGGACCCGGCGAGGACGGCGTCCCGGCTCCCGAACGCTGA
- the ilvD gene encoding dihydroxy-acid dehydratase: MSNDDRFSRDKDEDLPSTDVTEGPDKAPHRAMFRAMGYDDADFDSPLVGIANPAADITPCNVHLDDVAETAWDATDEAGGMPVEFGTITISDAISMGTEGMKASLISREVIADSVELVAFGERVDGLVTIGGCDKNMPGMMMAMIRTDLPSVFLYGGSIMPGEHEGRDVTIVQVFEGVGAYATGDMDADELDDLERNACPGAGACGGMFTANTMASISEVIGLAPLGSASPPAEEESRYDVARETGELAVEVIEERRRPSDILSRKSFENAIALQTAIGGSTNAVLHLLAMAAEAGVELDIEDFDEISRRTPKIADLQPGGEKVMNDLHEIGGVPVVLRRLLEADLLHGDAMTITGRTLAEEIEHLEEKGRLPPEEEIDADFLYSIDDPKEPEGAIKILTGNLAPDGAVLKATGNDEFYHQGPARIFEDEEDAMEYVQEDRIESGDVIIIRGEGPKGGPGMREMLGVTAAVVGQGHEDDVALLTDGRFSGGTRGPMIGHVAPESFVGGPIGALKDGDTVTVDIPERSLDVDLSDAEIQQRLDERDDPEPTYENGVLAKYHRDFDSAANGAVSNPGVKRE; the protein is encoded by the coding sequence ATGTCCAACGACGACAGGTTCTCGCGTGACAAAGACGAGGACCTTCCGAGCACCGACGTCACCGAAGGGCCCGACAAGGCACCCCACCGGGCGATGTTCCGCGCGATGGGCTACGACGACGCCGACTTCGACTCGCCGCTGGTCGGCATCGCCAACCCCGCCGCCGACATCACGCCGTGTAACGTCCACCTCGACGACGTGGCCGAGACGGCCTGGGACGCCACCGACGAAGCGGGCGGGATGCCCGTCGAGTTCGGGACGATCACCATCTCCGACGCCATCTCGATGGGCACCGAGGGGATGAAGGCCTCGCTGATCTCCCGGGAGGTCATCGCTGACTCCGTCGAACTCGTCGCGTTCGGCGAGCGCGTCGACGGCCTCGTCACCATCGGCGGCTGCGACAAGAACATGCCCGGGATGATGATGGCGATGATCCGGACGGATCTACCGTCTGTGTTCCTCTATGGCGGCTCGATCATGCCCGGCGAGCACGAGGGCCGTGACGTCACCATCGTCCAGGTGTTCGAGGGCGTCGGCGCGTACGCCACCGGCGACATGGACGCCGACGAACTCGACGACCTCGAACGCAACGCCTGCCCCGGCGCGGGGGCCTGTGGCGGGATGTTCACCGCCAACACGATGGCCTCGATCTCGGAGGTCATCGGCCTCGCGCCACTCGGGAGTGCCTCCCCGCCTGCAGAAGAGGAGAGCCGCTACGACGTGGCCCGCGAGACCGGCGAATTGGCCGTCGAAGTCATCGAGGAGCGCCGTCGCCCCTCGGATATTCTCTCACGGAAGTCCTTCGAGAACGCCATCGCGCTGCAGACGGCCATCGGCGGGTCGACCAACGCCGTCCTGCACCTGCTGGCGATGGCCGCCGAGGCCGGCGTCGAGCTGGACATCGAGGACTTCGACGAGATCAGTCGTCGGACGCCCAAGATCGCCGACCTCCAGCCCGGCGGCGAGAAGGTGATGAACGACCTCCACGAGATCGGCGGCGTCCCCGTGGTGCTCCGGCGACTGCTCGAGGCCGACCTGCTGCACGGCGACGCGATGACGATCACCGGCCGGACGCTCGCCGAGGAGATCGAGCACTTAGAAGAGAAGGGGCGGCTGCCGCCCGAGGAAGAGATCGACGCCGACTTCCTCTACTCGATCGACGACCCGAAGGAACCCGAGGGCGCGATCAAGATCCTGACGGGCAACCTCGCGCCCGACGGCGCGGTGCTGAAGGCGACCGGCAACGACGAGTTCTACCACCAGGGGCCGGCGCGGATCTTCGAGGACGAGGAAGACGCGATGGAGTACGTTCAGGAGGACCGCATCGAGTCCGGCGACGTGATCATCATCCGCGGCGAGGGGCCCAAGGGTGGCCCGGGCATGCGCGAGATGCTCGGCGTTACTGCTGCCGTCGTCGGCCAGGGCCACGAGGACGACGTGGCGCTGCTCACTGACGGGCGCTTCTCCGGCGGGACGCGCGGGCCGATGATCGGCCACGTCGCCCCCGAGAGTTTCGTCGGTGGGCCGATCGGCGCGCTGAAGGACGGCGACACCGTGACGGTGGACATTCCCGAGCGCTCGCTCGACGTTGACCTTAGCGACGCGGAGATCCAACAGCGTCTCGATGAGCGCGACGACCCCGAACCGACCTACGAGAATGGTGTGCTGGCGAAGTACCACCGTGACTTCGACTCGGCGGCCAACGGTGCGGTGAGCAACCCCGGCGTCAAGCGGGAGTGA